One segment of Cydia splendana unplaced genomic scaffold, ilCydSple1.2 scaffold_80_ctg1, whole genome shotgun sequence DNA contains the following:
- the LOC134805908 gene encoding uncharacterized protein LOC134805908 has product MSDEDTERKRPGGSRRSRGRSRRDDRSTRTRHTRSRSRSLRRPRNSLTRPSRSRSRRDDRASRTRPSRSRRRSSSVDSTESLRQREQELIRKREQLKILESEVRCKRSRINDEREVRSLPALRASRGQARSKNTPRNHRHIRDRCLRTPAKERSPDFDGNKNEKHKATSSLLDEFVKLLKSKTGHSESFSGSSLNNVIPEFDPMSKEQTVNVWLDKVEECSEIYNWNDKQTIHYALPKLTGLAKTWYQGLPSIKHTWTEWKDLLRESFPATENYAELLTDMLNRRVRPGESFEMYYFAKINLLNRCKIFGKQAVDCLLYAIDDRGVRVGAQAAKFDKPEDVLEFFKTIKSNNRNQLDNANNMNRDRRPGNTNSSLSKPSDVNGSATKSNSQKGTIKCFNCQGVGHPSFKCPKPLLKCTTCNFIGHDSLHCTKTKENPPKEKSVLRVSVSENTSDKYKILINVNGIPILCQVDLGSEATLIQKNAALQLGITWKEVTGPYLTGLGNVPYLPLGFTFADIEVQGIIERNVEVFIVDDHLMKCNILLGHSYTERPTLTIIKTPKELKFERTEHVDDIKVELNTACDVSIDVGEMISVPVKSNISCHGNFYVNGSIRGPVGQEYYLMPGEYQVKGVNCNLFIQNVSSTPLHFKENTLITRAKFVGSSKRVLHISNDLLPQESVRPKCGEQLTDSQKRQCEELLSEFKDCFSTGMHDLGFTNVTEMEIHLKDTTPVVYRPYRLAHSERKLVQDMVSDMLDHGIVRESESPYASPIVLVKKKSGEKRLCVDYRALNSRTKRDHYPLPHIEDLLDQLSGQSLFTSLDLASGYHQIPIAENSREKTAFVTPDGLYEYNRVPFGLANAPAVFQRAIHKVLSKSKVSYVVIYMDDILIPSKSFEEGLERLKEVLGLLKEAGFTLKMEKCHFFQEKIDFLGFEIDQDGIRPGLSKTEAVAKFPTPTNQHEIRRFLGLASFFRRFVKGFAVLARPLTNLLRKDTPW; this is encoded by the coding sequence ATGAGTGACGAAGATACTGAAAGAAAGCGGCCTGGAGGCTCGCGACGCAGCCGTGGACGCAGTCGCCGTGATGATCGGAGTACGCGAACGCGACATACCCGCAGCCGCAGCCGCAGCCTACGCAGACCCCGCAACTCATTGACACGGCCAAGTCGCAGTCGCAGTCGTCGTGATGATCGCGCTTCGCGGACCAGGCCTAGCCGCAGTCGTCGCCGAAGTTCAAGCGTCGATAGCACTGAATCACTGCGACAGCGAGAGCAGGAGCTCATACGGAAAAGAGAACAGCTCAAGATTCTTGAAAGTGAGGTACGTTGCAAACGTTCACGAATAAACGACGAGCGGGAAGTGCGTTCTTTGCCAGCATTGCGTGCCTCTCGTGGCCAAGCCCGTAGCAAAAATACGCCACGAAACCACCGTCATATTCGTGATCGTTGCCTAAGAACACCTGCTAAGGAACGCAGCCCTGACTTTGATGGAAATAAAAATGAGAAGCACAAAGCAACATCAAGTCTTCTTGATGAgtttgtaaaattattaaaatcaaaGACTGGGCATAGTGAATCGTTTTCTGGCTCGAGTTTAAATAATGTCATACCTGAGTTTGACCCTATGTCGAAAGAGCAGACAGTAAATGTCTGGCTCGATAAAGTCGAGGAATGCTCAGAAATTTATAACTGGAACGATAAACAAACGATTCACTACGCTCTGCCAAAACTTACTGGACTTGCGAAAACCTGGTATCAGGGTCTACCCTCAATTAAGCATACATGGACTGAGTGGAAAGATTTATTGAGAGAATCTTTTCCAGCCACTGAAAATTACGCTGAATTATTAACTGATATGCTTAATAGACGGGTACGCCCTGGGGAATCATTTGAAATGTATTACTTTGCCAAAATTAATCTTTTGAATAGATGTAAGATATTTGGAAAGCAAGCTGTGGACTGTTTACTTTACGCGATTGATGACAGAGGTGTGCGCGTAGGCGCCCAAGCAGCCAAATTTGACAAGCCTGAAGATGTACTTGAATTCTTTAAAACCATAAAATCGAATAATAGAAATCAATTAGATAATGCAAATAATATGAACCGCGATCGGCGTCCAGGTAACACAAATAGTTCTTTATCAAAGCCTAGTGATGTTAACGGTAGCGCAACTAAAAGTAATAGCCAGAAGGGAACTATTAAGTGCTTTAATTGTCAGGGTGTGGGACATCCTAGCTTTAAATGTCCCAAACCCCTATTAAAGTGTACTACTTGTAACTTTATTGGTCACGATTCTCTACATTGTACAAAAACCAAAGAAAATCCACCTAAGGAGAAAAGTGTTCTTAGAGTTTCAGTGTCTGAAAATACTAGCGACAAATATAAGATTCTAATAAACGTAAACGGTATCCCCATTCTGTGCCAAGTAGACTTAGGTAGTGAGGCTACTCTTATTCAGAAAAATGCTGCTTTGCAATTGGGTATTACTTGGAAGGAAGTTACGGGTCCTTACTTGACAGGCCTAGGTAACGTCCCATACTTACCATTGGGTTTTACTTTTGCTGATATAGAGGTTCAGGGCATTATAGAAAGGAATGTAGAAGTATTTATAGTAGATGAccatttaatgaaatgtaacaTCTTACTTGGACATAGTTATACGGAGAGACCTACGTTGACGATTATTAAGACTCCGAAAGAATTGAAGTTTGAACGAACAGAACATGTAGATGATATTAAAGTTGAGTTAAATACGGCTTGTGATGTTTCCATCGATGTAGGTGAAATGATATCTGTTCCAGTAAAGTCTAACATTTCTTGTCATGGCAATTTTTATGTGAATGGGTCGATTAGGGGTCCCGTTGGGCAAGAATACTACCTTATGCCAGGTGAATACCAAGTTAAAGGTGTTAACTGCAATCTTTTTATTCAGAATGTTAGCTCAACACCGCTACACTTTAAAGAAAACACCCTTATTACTCGCGCCAAATTCGTAGGTAGTAGTAAGAGAGTTTTGCATATTTCAAATGACTTGCTCCCTCAGGAATCCGTAAGACCCAAATGTGGGGAACAGTTAACCGATAGCCAGAAACGCCAATGCGAAGAGTTACTAAGTGAATTTAAAGATTGTTTCTCAACTGGAATGCACGACTTAGGGTTTACTAACGTGACTGAGATGGAGATTCACCTTAAGGACACTACTCCAGTAGTATATAGACCGTATCGTCTAGCTCATTCCGAGCGTAAGCTAGTTCAGGACATGGTTAGTGATATGCTGGATCATGGAATAGTGCGTGAGTCCGAGTCTCCTTATGCGAGCCCAATCGTATTAGTCAAAAAGAAATCGGGTGAAAAACGCCTTTGCGTAGACTACCGCGCTCTCAACAGCCGCACCAAAAGAGATCATTATCCTTTGCCACATATTGAGGATCTATTGGATCAGCTTTCTGGCCAGTCGTTATTTACATCCCTAGATTTAGCCTCAGGCTATCATCAGATTCCTATAGCCGAGAATTCCCGCGAGAAAACAGCGTTTGTCACACCCGACGGTTTATATGAGTACAACCGGGTACCATTCGGTTTGGCAAACGCTCCTGCCGTTTTTCAGAGAGCAATTCACAAAGTCCTCAGTAAATCTAAAGTGAGCTATGTCGTAATTTATATGGACGATATTTTGATACCGTCCAAGTCCTTCGAGGAAGGGCTTGAACGTCTCAAAGAGGTGTTAGGCTTGTTGAAAGAAGCAGGGTTTACTTTAAAAATGGAAAAGTGTCACTTCTTCCAAGAGAAAATTGATTTCCTTGGATTTGAGATAGATCAGGATGGTATAAG